The Salvia miltiorrhiza cultivar Shanhuang (shh) chromosome 1, IMPLAD_Smil_shh, whole genome shotgun sequence genome has a window encoding:
- the LOC131007198 gene encoding ABC transporter B family member 21-like, producing the protein MYLLRDNTIIASLPTLLCQQVEVAFLNAKPQNPNALSKVASYTGKKRVVSEYNKSLDNAYKSSVHQGLATEIVRQILLIRIWCLYGGRIVRQKFM; encoded by the exons ATGTACCTCTTGAGAGACAATACGATTATCGCTTCACTGCCGACTCTCCTTTGCCAGCAG GTTGAGGTGGCCTTCTTAAATGCGAAGCCTCAAAATCCTAATGCTCTTAGCAAG GTTGCCTCGTATACAGGGAAGAAGAGGGTTGTGAGTGAGTACAACAAGTCTTTAGACAATGCTTATAAGTCATCTGTGCACCAAGGGCTAGCCACAGAAATTGTTAGACAAATATTGCTTATAAGAATCTGGTGCTTATATGGTGGGAGAATTGTTAGACAGAAATTTATgtga
- the LOC131007199 gene encoding two-pore potassium channel 5 produces MAAAEPLLIPAPSPQLRDFVINLASPLSQSQSLDSTNPSFYQQHDYCSGDDDGADPAPPPSSCGRKKMQRSKTAPAMAVMKDYRSHPADDSNFQSDSPSLVRQAAILLLLYLFLGIVIYSFNRDHFSGVETHPVVDALYFSIVTMCTIGYGDIAPTTSIAKVFACVFVLVGFGFIDILLSGVVNYVLDLQENIILAGIKSPAQGFSARNYIVDVAKGRMRIRLKVGLALGVVVLCIGIGILFLHLVERLDWVDSVYLSVMSVTTVGYGDKAFKTITGRLFASVWLLLSTLAVARAFLYLAEARVDKRHRKIANWALHREITVEDLFAADINNNGFISKSEYVIYKLKEMGKIKEKDIMQICDQFNKLDRNNSGKITLPHLLQNPL; encoded by the exons ATGGCAGCGGCGGAGCCCTTACTCATACCCGCTCCATCTCCACAACTCCGTGATTTCGTCATCAATCTCGCTTCTCCCCTTTCCCAATCCCAATCCTTGGACTCTACTAACCCTAGCTTTTACCAACAACACGATTACTGTAGCGGCGACGATGACGGAGCGGACCCTGCACCGCCGCCGTCCTCCTGTGGCCGCAAGAAGATGCAACGCAGTAAAACCGCCCCCGCGATGGCCGTGATGAAGGATTACCGCTCTCACCCCGCCGACGACTCCAATTTCCAATCCGATTCCCCTTCCCTAGTCCGCCAAGCCGCAATTTTGCTTCTCCTCTACCTCTTCCTGGGCATCGTCATCTACTCCTTCAACCGCGACCATTTCTCCGGCGTGGAGACGCACCCCGTCGTCGACGCGCTCTACTTCTCCATCGTCACTATGTGCACAATCGGCTACGGCGACATCGCCCCCACCACCTCCATCGCGAAGGTGTTTGCCTGCGTATTCGTGCTGGTTGGATTCGGATTCATCGACATTCTTCTCAGCGGAGTCGTGAATTACGTGTTGGACTTGCAGGAGAACATCATCCTGGCCGGAATCAAGTCGCCGGCGCAGGGGTTCTCGGCGAGGAATTACATAGTGGATGTGGCCAAGGGGCGGATGCGGATTCGATTGAAGGTCGGTTTGGCCCTGGGCGTGGTGGTGCTGTGCATCGGAATCGGGATTCTATTCCTGCATCTGGTGGAGCGGCTGGATTGGGTGGATTCCGTTTACCTATCGGTGATGTCGGTGACGACGGTGGGGTACGGGGACAAGGCGTTCAAGACGATAACGGGGAGACTATTCGCGTCGGTGTGGCTGCTGCTCTCGACGCTGGCGGTGGCGCGTGCGTTTCTGTATCTGGCGGAGGCGAGGGTGGACAAGAGGCACCGGAAGATTGCGAATTGGGCTCTGCATCGAGAAATCACGGTGGAGGACTTGTTCGCTGCTGACATCAACAATAATGGTTTCATTAG TAAATcggaatatgtgatctacaaACTCAAAGAGATGGGGAAGATTAAGGAGAAGGATATAATGCAGATATGCGATCAGTTCAACAAGCTCGACCGCAATAACTCCGGCAAGATTACGCTTCCTCATCTGCTCCAGAATCCTTTATAG